The Clavelina lepadiformis chromosome 3, kaClaLepa1.1, whole genome shotgun sequence region ATTGACATTTTAGTTTCAGCGCTCTCAAGAGAGCATTGTAAATTATTGATAAACTTTGGGCAATTAATTGCGCTATGTTGATCCGCAGCAATGCCTGAAAAGGTTAACATATCTGATGTTAACCTTTTCAGGGCAAGAAAtcctaaataaaaatttaaaaatagttCCTATAGTGCATACTAGATTATAACAGGAATATTTTCAAGCTGTGTTTTCCGCATGTTGGCAGGTCCTTggaagttttaattttgttaaaacttacAAATTATTGCGCAGAGGTTTAATTTCAGAAGACAATTTGCAGTGGTTTATTCTGCGCAGTGGAAATTTAAACATCTAAGATGTTTATTGAAATGGTTGGTATAGGCTCAGACGCAATAGAAATTGGGTCAAGGTTGTACGAACATGCCTATGTTTTATATGTTATTAtattaatgaatttatttataCAATTACTTTTCTGTGTAGTATTTTGCGTATAGACATGCAAAGCAAAATGATTTTAGAAGTGATCAAATGgtgataaaaccataaaatgATTTTCGCAGTCatctaaaaactttttaattatataattgtaactagtaaaaatgaaaagtaCCAGAACAAGTAAGTTGCTTTTGAAAACCAATATTGGGAAAACTGCCAGTTGTCAGCCAACTAtaagtaactaaaaaataccatcaataaaattgacacaattttgaactaaaattatcttattttgttttttaagaaaagaaagtcaaaaagaaaaagaaaatataagtCAAATAGACTCTAAATGTAATGTTTTTGTGCAAGATAAAAATGCCGTCAATTGCTGTGGGCTCGATTTTCGCTGCCACCCTGTGCCTACTGGTAGTTGCAAGTCCTGAAACTAGTACAGCAACATTAGATGATGCAACTACTGACTCACCGACAATTGATCCGTCGATAACACTGGAAGGAAAGTGTGTTGTCGTTTGTGACGCCACATCGCTGGCATCAATCCAAAGGAACAATGAGTATTCGTCTCGATCTGTCGGATTAACGAGGAAAATCGCCTTCTCCGCAGCGAGACGCACGAGCAACGTCGATTATTTTTCGCCCGAATCGGCCGACCGTAGGGTGGTGAAATTCGACCAAGTTCTGGTAAACATCGGCAATGCTTTTGATATGCATGAAAGTACCTTCAAGCCAGTTGTTGGTGGAGTTTATTCGTTTTCCTTCACGATTGTTAAGGTGTATAATAAATACTCTTTAACGGT contains the following coding sequences:
- the LOC143449686 gene encoding cerebellin-1-like, which encodes MFLCKIKMPSIAVGSIFAATLCLLVVASPETSTATLDDATTDSPTIDPSITLEGKCVVVCDATSLASIQRNNEYSSRSVGLTRKIAFSAARRTSNVDYFSPESADRRVVKFDQVLVNIGNAFDMHESTFKPVVGGVYSFSFTIVKVYNKYSLTVALTVNGNPVFVAYADGNKADHELAQNGGLFRLNPGDQVKIEVLEGDLNTGWQDSTFSGYLLYQDDF